Genomic DNA from Niabella ginsenosidivorans:
CTTATTTTCTGGCCAATGCACTACCAGGGGCTGGCAGGTATGCCAAGGCGTTATCTTGACAAGAGCAGTTGGGCAAGTTTCAGCCAGTTTCATGGTTTGGATGCCATGATCACCGTGGTTACCATCATCGCTTTTTCTGTACAGTTAATGTTTGTATTCAACTATTTCTATTCCATGTACAAAGGAAAAAGAGTGCGGTCTCAGAATCCATGGGGCGCAACTACACTGGAGTGGACCACTCCTATTCATCCCGGCCATGGTAACTGGGAAGGAGAAATTCCTGAAGTGCACCGCTGGGCTTATGATTACGGTAAGGATGGAAGAGATTTTATTCCCCAGACAGAACCGGTGGGTGAAAATGAATCAGAACATTAGTTAATGGTGAATAGTCAAGAGTAAATGTCCATTGGCTATTGACTAAATATAAAAAATTGAAAAGATCAGGAGAGGGTGGAGTAAGGGATTTTCTCCAGTTAATGAAGCCCTCATTAAGTATAATGGTGGTTTTCAGCAGTGTGATCAGTTACCTGCTGGTGCCCGATGTGATGTATGACTGGTGGAGGATTGTTTTGCTCTTTGCAGGTGGAATGCTGGTAACCGGCAGCGCTAATACCATCAACCAGGTTGTGGAAAAGGATACAGATGCTCAAATGAAAAGAACTGCAAAACGGCCTGTTGCTTCAGGAAGATTAAGCCCTGAACAGGGTTGGGGATTTGCAATTTTTACAGGAGCATTGGGCATTTTTGTCCTGGGCTATTATTTTAACTGGACGGCAGCTACTCTTGCAGCCTTTAGCCTGTTTTTATATGCCTTTGTTTATACACCGCTGAAAAAAGTTAATTCAGTAGCTGTTTTAGTAGGTGCTTTTCCCGGCGCGCTGCCCTGTTTAATTGGCTGGGTAGCCGGGTATGTTCCGGGACAGCCCATCAACTGGTTAGGCGGTATTATTATGTTCGGCATCCAGTTCCTTTGGCAGTTTCCCCATTTCTGGGCTATTGCATGGGTAGCGCATAAGGACTACAGCAACGTGGGGTTTAAATTACTGCCCAGTGAAAAAGGGCCTACAAAATTTACGGCCCTGCAAACAGTAGTATATGCGCTTTTGATGTTGCCCATTACCGTTGCGCCTTTTTTTGTGGGAATTTGCAGCTACAACAATGTAAAAGGAATGACAGGGCTTGGGTTGATCATACTTGCGAATATTTTTTTAATAGCAAGGGCGGTAGCGCTTTATTCCCGGATGGATGTGCCTGCTGCACGCAGGGTAATGTTTGGCAGCTATATTCATTTACCCGTGGTATTGCTGGCCTTGTTGCTGGCAAAATCCTGATTTTTGAAAGATTTTGATTGGTTTATATGAGTACGATTATAGTGAGTGAACAACAAAATAAAAGACTGCACCCGCATAAATTTGCCTTGTGGGTGGCTATGGCCAGTATTATAATGATGTTTGTAGGGTTTACAAGCGCATTCATTGTTAAAAGTAATCAGACCGGCTGGAGAACTTTTGTATTACCTAAAATATTCTGGGTATCTACCATTATCATTATGGTAAGCAGCATAACCATACAGATGGCTGTAAAAACATTCAGAAACCGGAATATGCAGCAATACCGGCTGTTGCTGGGTATTACTCTTATTTTGGGTATTGGCTTTGTCATTTCCCAGATACTGGGTTTTACAGAGCTCTGGAACAACAATGTACGTTTTAGAGGAGCATCCGGTGCAGGTCAGTTCTTCTATCCTATTGCAGGGTTGCATGCGGTGCATGTAATAGGAGGAATAATCGCATTGCTGATCATATTCTTTAGATCAATAGCAGGAAGCACAAAGATCTATAATGCAGTGCCTGTAGAAGTAATGAGCACGTACTGGCATTTTGTAGACGGGCTTTGGATTTATTTGATGATCTTTTTCTTAATTCTGGGATAAACAACTTATAAAAAATTGATTCAATCAATATGGAACAAACAGTAACACATAAAACCAAATGGTGGAGCGGCGGAAAAAGCCCGTTTAATATAGAGTATGGGAAGATAATGATGTGGTACTTCTTATTGAGTGACTCCTTTACTTTTGGAGCATTCCTTATTTCTTTAGGTACCGTTCGTTTTGGTTTGAACTATTGGCCGGAGCCCAGCATTGTGTTTAACACATTCCCTTTTGCAGGGCATGCCAACCTCCCGCTTGCTTTTGTGAGCGTGATGACCTTTGTGTTAATCATCAGTTCCGTTACCATGGTGCTGGCCGTGCACGCCGGCCATAACCGCGATAAAAAAGGTGTAGAAAAATACCTGATATTTACTATTATAGGCGGTTTGATCTTTTTGAGCTGCCAGGCCTGGGAATGGCACCACCTGCTTACAGAAGGTCATCCTGCACTGGTGGGTGATCATATTGAACTATTAACACAAAGAAATGGTTCCAATCCCTGGGGTGAGATCGTGCTTCCACAGGAAGTAACTCCTGCTCTTTTAAAGTCCTCTCCCGAAACCCTGGCCAGGCTGGTGCAGGAAGAGCATGCTTCTCATCTTTCATTTGCGCAATTGGTTCAAACACCAAAAGAGCAACTGGTGCAAATGCTGTCCAGCAGCGAAATGGTGGTACGTAAAGCAGGGCCCACTGCATTTGGTGGTTTCTTCTACGGCATTACCGGCTTCCACGGTTTTCACGTATCTGTAGGAGTTATTTTGCTGATCATTATGCTGATCCAGACAAAAACAGGTGTTTTTGAACGCAGGGGCCATTACCTGATGATTGAGAAGATAGGATTATACTGGCACTTTGTAGATCTTGTATGGGTATTTGTATTCCTTGCTTTTTACCTCATCTGATTTTAAAACGTTTAACTGACTTCTAAAGAAATAATAATGAGCCACGATACACACGCACCCGCTTCATCCGAGGTTACTTTTGAACATCATATGGATGACACTACTTTTAAACAACGCGTAAAAAGAACAACGCTGATCCTTTCCGTTTTTACGATCATAGAATTGGCGCTGGGATTTACCATCTATAGTTTGCATAAAGGCGAGCCCAGCCATGGATTGCTGCTTTTAATAAAAGGCGTTATCTGTATTTTAACCCTGGGAAAGGCTTTTTATATTGTTTCTGTATTTATGCACCTGGGCGATGAGATACGTAATTTTACGATGACTATCCTGTTGCCCTTATTGTTATTTATCTGGTTCATTATCGCTTTCCTTGCAGATGGA
This window encodes:
- a CDS encoding cytochrome C oxidase subunit IV family protein, yielding MSHDTHAPASSEVTFEHHMDDTTFKQRVKRTTLILSVFTIIELALGFTIYSLHKGEPSHGLLLLIKGVICILTLGKAFYIVSVFMHLGDEIRNFTMTILLPLLLFIWFIIAFLADGNSYKNLRNKYDPYFKESTTPSGHPVIPTETHRYNSNQKGQRQ
- a CDS encoding cytochrome c oxidase subunit 3 — translated: MEQTVTHKTKWWSGGKSPFNIEYGKIMMWYFLLSDSFTFGAFLISLGTVRFGLNYWPEPSIVFNTFPFAGHANLPLAFVSVMTFVLIISSVTMVLAVHAGHNRDKKGVEKYLIFTIIGGLIFLSCQAWEWHHLLTEGHPALVGDHIELLTQRNGSNPWGEIVLPQEVTPALLKSSPETLARLVQEEHASHLSFAQLVQTPKEQLVQMLSSSEMVVRKAGPTAFGGFFYGITGFHGFHVSVGVILLIIMLIQTKTGVFERRGHYLMIEKIGLYWHFVDLVWVFVFLAFYLI
- a CDS encoding cytochrome c oxidase subunit 3, which codes for MSTIIVSEQQNKRLHPHKFALWVAMASIIMMFVGFTSAFIVKSNQTGWRTFVLPKIFWVSTIIIMVSSITIQMAVKTFRNRNMQQYRLLLGITLILGIGFVISQILGFTELWNNNVRFRGASGAGQFFYPIAGLHAVHVIGGIIALLIIFFRSIAGSTKIYNAVPVEVMSTYWHFVDGLWIYLMIFFLILG
- the cyoE gene encoding heme o synthase, coding for MKRSGEGGVRDFLQLMKPSLSIMVVFSSVISYLLVPDVMYDWWRIVLLFAGGMLVTGSANTINQVVEKDTDAQMKRTAKRPVASGRLSPEQGWGFAIFTGALGIFVLGYYFNWTAATLAAFSLFLYAFVYTPLKKVNSVAVLVGAFPGALPCLIGWVAGYVPGQPINWLGGIIMFGIQFLWQFPHFWAIAWVAHKDYSNVGFKLLPSEKGPTKFTALQTVVYALLMLPITVAPFFVGICSYNNVKGMTGLGLIILANIFLIARAVALYSRMDVPAARRVMFGSYIHLPVVLLALLLAKS